One Candidatus Tanganyikabacteria bacterium DNA segment encodes these proteins:
- the lspA gene encoding signal peptidase II: protein MKKVPIASYATYAIFIAWLALDMWSKAWVEGHLNFPGGTRYDLPMSMPFLVPGYFALTHVKNTGGAWSVLAGHVPVLALVAGIVAVFILAYERNQERPTWWQALGLGLLLAGTLGNFVDRVRFGHVTDMFDLQWNYRNIFPIFNIADIGIDVGIGILLVFSAIASAREKRRRRT, encoded by the coding sequence ATGAAAAAGGTCCCCATAGCCTCTTACGCCACCTACGCCATCTTCATCGCCTGGCTCGCGCTCGACATGTGGAGCAAGGCATGGGTCGAGGGCCACCTCAACTTTCCGGGCGGCACGCGCTACGACCTGCCGATGTCGATGCCGTTCCTGGTGCCGGGCTACTTCGCGCTGACCCACGTCAAGAACACCGGCGGCGCGTGGAGCGTGCTGGCCGGGCACGTGCCGGTGCTGGCGCTCGTGGCCGGCATCGTGGCCGTCTTCATCCTGGCCTACGAGCGCAACCAGGAGCGGCCGACCTGGTGGCAGGCCCTGGGCCTCGGGTTGCTGCTGGCGGGCACCCTCGGCAACTTCGTCGACCGGGTGCGCTTCGGCCACGTGACCGACATGTTCGACCTGCAGTGGAACTACCGGAACATCTTCCCGATCTTCAACATCGCCGACATCGGCATCGACGTGGGCATCGGCATCCTGCTGGTGTTCTCGGCCATCGCCAGCGCCCGCGAGAAGCGACGCCGCCGAACTTGA
- a CDS encoding 5-formyltetrahydrofolate cyclo-ligase — MPCTKTADLPPQSFPTKQAAREAAWEALAASGAARYPFPPRNRIPNFQGADRAAARLLDLPLFLGARRIKVNPDAPQRYVRIGALLRGISVYMATPRLAGGFWLLDPAVIPDEELARAASLTHVAEFAQQVPVTALPPMDVVVCGAVAVTRAGRRAGKGRGYSDLEYGILRELGHPAPPVVTTVHPVQIVADFPVDAFDQLLTCIVTPDETIVPPAPGNPPAGIDWGRLSKADLRRMPVLADLEAFLAER, encoded by the coding sequence ATGCCGTGCACCAAGACCGCCGATCTGCCGCCGCAGTCCTTCCCCACCAAGCAAGCCGCCCGCGAGGCCGCCTGGGAGGCCCTGGCCGCCTCGGGGGCAGCGCGCTACCCGTTCCCGCCCCGCAACCGGATCCCCAATTTCCAGGGCGCCGATCGCGCGGCGGCGCGCCTGCTCGATCTCCCGCTGTTCCTCGGTGCGCGGCGCATCAAGGTCAATCCCGACGCCCCGCAGCGCTACGTACGCATCGGTGCCCTCCTCCGCGGCATCTCGGTGTACATGGCCACGCCGCGCCTGGCCGGCGGCTTCTGGTTGCTCGATCCCGCGGTCATCCCCGATGAAGAGTTGGCCCGGGCCGCGAGCCTGACCCACGTGGCCGAGTTTGCGCAACAGGTGCCCGTCACGGCCTTGCCCCCGATGGACGTGGTGGTCTGCGGAGCGGTGGCCGTCACCCGCGCCGGCAGGCGCGCCGGCAAGGGGCGCGGCTACAGCGACCTGGAGTACGGCATCCTGCGGGAGCTTGGCCACCCGGCTCCGCCGGTCGTGACCACCGTGCACCCGGTGCAGATCGTGGCCGACTTCCCGGTCGACGCGTTCGATCAGCTGCTGACGTGCATCGTCACGCCCGACGAGACGATCGTGCCGCCCGCTCCCGGCAATCCCCCGGCCGGCATCGACTGGGGCCGGCTGAGCAAGGCCGACCTGCGGCGGATGCCCGTCCTGGCCGATCTCGAGGCCTTTCTGGCGGAGCGCTAG
- a CDS encoding tetratricopeptide repeat protein, producing the protein MKGPPAWALPGAVALGLLMAIPASGQGASLGRQLAEARLRAIADGDVAGAVPLYQAMVDQASGSALAEAASELGELLEALGRDPDAQEAYRTALAADPLNARAAGRLARLGGLGPLLSAGAGTSSAGTAPLLPQGWEALLPPAERLGFRAQVDRYARQHAARALLAAGKRQWAQRDRDRAVATFGLVVSQFAAELSAHDLQEVAETLMAGGQAALASGAFEKAIAASIRPPRPASQSQLAWLRFRLGEAYMQAGSMAEARAAFREIMDLGPGIRAPGGRALAIPAEIHYRETRGLASWQDLQAVQALWRQAQDAQYVKHQPDEAANLYRRIGTEYPDSNYDGRSLVQLATIFWFENQDARGALDAIDLVLQNDRKDDLWPDGMRAGAWALFHQGRVREAGGDRAGARTSYKQLLDDWPEAADHDGKPFAARAIQRLSLLGGLP; encoded by the coding sequence ATGAAAGGCCCGCCGGCCTGGGCGCTGCCTGGCGCCGTCGCCCTCGGACTGCTCATGGCGATCCCCGCCTCCGGGCAGGGGGCGAGTCTCGGCCGGCAACTCGCCGAAGCGCGCCTGCGGGCGATCGCGGACGGCGACGTGGCCGGCGCCGTGCCCCTCTACCAGGCCATGGTGGACCAGGCGTCAGGGTCGGCGCTCGCCGAGGCGGCCTCCGAGCTTGGCGAACTGCTCGAGGCCCTGGGCCGCGATCCGGACGCGCAGGAAGCCTATCGCACGGCCCTGGCGGCCGATCCGCTCAACGCCAGGGCGGCCGGTCGCCTGGCGCGGCTTGGCGGTCTCGGGCCGCTGCTGTCCGCCGGCGCCGGAACGTCCAGCGCCGGCACCGCGCCGCTGCTGCCCCAGGGCTGGGAAGCGCTGCTGCCTCCGGCCGAGCGCCTGGGCTTCCGCGCCCAGGTCGATCGCTACGCGCGCCAGCACGCCGCGCGGGCGCTGCTGGCCGCCGGGAAACGCCAGTGGGCGCAGCGCGACAGGGATCGGGCGGTGGCGACCTTCGGCCTGGTGGTCTCGCAATTCGCGGCCGAGCTTTCCGCGCACGATTTGCAGGAGGTCGCCGAGACCCTCATGGCGGGCGGCCAGGCGGCCCTGGCGTCCGGCGCCTTCGAGAAGGCCATCGCGGCTTCGATCCGGCCGCCCAGGCCGGCATCCCAGAGCCAGCTCGCGTGGTTGCGGTTCCGCTTGGGCGAAGCATACATGCAGGCCGGCAGCATGGCCGAAGCGCGCGCCGCGTTTCGCGAGATCATGGACCTCGGGCCGGGAATAAGGGCGCCCGGCGGCCGGGCGCTGGCGATCCCGGCCGAGATCCACTATCGCGAGACCCGCGGCCTCGCGTCCTGGCAGGATCTGCAGGCGGTGCAGGCCCTGTGGCGGCAGGCGCAGGACGCGCAGTACGTCAAGCATCAACCCGACGAGGCCGCCAACCTCTACCGCCGCATCGGCACCGAGTATCCCGACAGCAACTACGACGGGCGCTCCCTGGTGCAACTGGCCACGATCTTCTGGTTCGAGAACCAGGACGCGCGCGGCGCCCTGGACGCCATCGATCTGGTGCTTCAGAACGATCGCAAGGACGATCTGTGGCCCGACGGCATGCGGGCCGGCGCCTGGGCGCTCTTCCACCAGGGCCGCGTGCGGGAGGCCGGCGGCGATCGGGCCGGCGCCCGGACTTCGTACAAGCAATTGCTGGACGACTGGCCCGAGGCGGCGGATCACGACGGCAAGCCTTTCGCGGCTCGGGCCATCCAGCGCCTTTCCCTCCTGGGCGGGCTGCCTTGA
- a CDS encoding response regulator transcription factor yields the protein MAKILVVEDEAAIRRGLVEVLEAKGHEVDTAATGTDGLAKATDRERVPDLVLLDVMLPGMGGFDVLRRIRDVAPGLPIIMLTAKGQEVDRVRGFELGVDDYVVKPFSVMELLGRVAAVLRRSNGPAAIEPELVVAIGLATVDFDRMTLVREGASRELAAKGFDLLRCLLRHKGKVVSRDTIMDEVWGQDSVLNTRTIDNYVVKIRQLVEPDPNNPRHLHTVHGAGYRLDL from the coding sequence ATGGCCAAGATCCTGGTCGTTGAAGACGAGGCCGCGATCCGGCGCGGCCTGGTGGAAGTCCTCGAAGCCAAGGGCCATGAGGTCGACACGGCGGCGACCGGCACCGACGGCCTGGCCAAGGCGACCGATCGCGAGCGCGTGCCGGACCTGGTCCTGCTGGACGTCATGCTTCCCGGGATGGGCGGCTTCGACGTCCTGCGGCGCATCCGCGACGTCGCTCCCGGCCTGCCGATCATCATGCTCACGGCCAAGGGCCAGGAGGTGGATCGGGTGCGCGGCTTCGAACTCGGGGTCGACGACTACGTGGTCAAGCCGTTCAGCGTGATGGAGCTGCTGGGCCGCGTCGCGGCGGTGCTGCGGCGCTCCAACGGACCCGCCGCCATCGAACCCGAACTGGTCGTCGCGATCGGCCTGGCCACCGTGGACTTCGACCGGATGACGCTCGTCCGCGAGGGAGCCTCGCGCGAACTAGCGGCCAAGGGCTTCGACCTGCTCCGCTGCTTGCTGCGCCACAAGGGCAAGGTGGTCTCGCGCGACACCATCATGGACGAGGTCTGGGGCCAGGACTCGGTGCTCAACACGCGAACGATCGACAACTACGTCGTGAAGATCAGGCAGCTGGTCGAGCCCGATCCCAACAATCCCAGGCACCTCCACACGGTCCACGGTGCGGGGTACCGGCTGGACTTGTGA